The DNA window taacaagctgcccacttgagttatagtcactaaattaattatatattaagttACAAAACTCCGAATtgagatctgtaaattttctctgaaactacacttacatatattcttactataaaattttcaaaattttttatttagccaataagtacagtttattctttaaagttcccctgtttcactatttgatagttccgacccctcttcactaaaaattaatcatctttttgtacagaatttggatgatgtttctgtttgtttatattgaaaataggttcattcaggattttatacatataaatttaagcccctaatcatttttatccatttttttatgattttccaaagtcagaataggggaacccgaaatcattctgaccttatctcacaaaatttattataactcatgatttaaaattccattgcttacactgtttcttctatgagaaactagactcaataagatttaatcctttatttttttttcatcctctaattcaatttccatgatttatggtgatttttcaaagttaacctaccgttgctgtccaaaactgttttagtgcaagatgttgataatcaaatttataacaccctcctttcctttctctacaatattttctatcaattcctcttgttcccttcactaacatatcaagaacatagaaccttatataataaaaccctacattaacatcaatttcatactttttcaataatatcaaactttttcaataatatcaaactcaaaaatatattgaaatcttgatgttcttactttgctctattgatttcaatctttaacttgattttctctctccttcggcctctatttcttgaatctaacttgatattctagctccccgtggtctccttatcaattttctctcttggtggctatggaaatttctttgatttttaagtgaaaatggtgaagttTTAGTgagaggaccaaattgtaaagaaaagaaagtttctttctttcttttctcttcatacgttaGAATGCATGggagaagatgatgattcttcatcttttcttcaatatatatactaaataaaataataataaaatgataaaatatcatttaaaaatcaaattaaaatattaataaactaatatttatttatttatttatttaatctaaaatatctccaacatcatcattattttctagatttctctttcttctaattgaccatttttccctttagatcttttaaaattccatccttgattcatcacttaatttggtaaaattataatttagtccctcataattcttcatctattcaatttggtcccaattcatccattttccttagtttctagattattccacccttaaaatatttacactattggtccttcaacttttttatatttacactttaacccctcaaattttgagtatttactcttgggtaacaaaacttttctcacttttgcaatttaatcctttctttaattaatatgtcataatatacttcccaatgttgtcataactcaaaattctccttttggtcactttatttccttactatatcaaagataatatcttactgtaaaaattttcggggtattacacatttccttaaattttgatattattcttgATATAGATTGGTTAACTTGTAATGAAATGGTAGAAACTGTAAACAAAACTAGATTGTATTGTGATAACAAAAGAGTAAATCGATTACTGATCGAAATGACAGATCTAAATATTCCACCAATATCATGGTAATGTTATCTGCTCAAATATTGATCTAAGAAGGTCTTGCATTTTAGATACAGAATATACAAATTGAAGATAAAACGAGTTCAATGGTTAATGTATTCTTTAATGTGTTCACATAAGATTTGTCAAAGTTTTCACctaaaagaaaagttgaatttgTTATTAAATTAGCATTAGAAACTGCTTCAATATCTGTTACAATTTTTGTCCTAatggtgaaaaagaaagagatttcatattaaaataactagaataaattctaaattctaaattttaataaaatataatgatatgaaattttgataattataaagtaaaaactatttatttatattaatatcttATGTAACTATATAATTAcaattatgaatttcactattatattgttaactatttaatattattttatgcaataattttttaacaattaaaaagttatcataatttcatatttaaatgtcTAATGTTTGTCGGgtattttacataaataatataaaaataattaattttgaaaatggtaTGAGAAAttgattaattacgaaaataggaCTGAAATTATTGGCGCTATCGGACTGAAATGTGATGACCTCAAATATTCAGGGTCCTGATATGTAAATTTTCTATTTGGATTGTAAAGCTTTTAAGGTGCCATTGGCAGTGTGGCACACCAAACTTTAAATAGGGTAAATTGCTTCATAAATCCTCATtggttattattttcttttattcatcttcAACACAAAAAATAGAGAGGCCTCTTACCAAGTCGTCCAAAAAGTTTTTTCTACCAAaaagtatttttgtaaaaaagTTGATTCTAActagaaataaattttatttatttttcgaaaattaatttttttgttcaaattatgTTTGACATAACAATTAACGGTATTGATAGTAGTTTTCTTTGGCTCACATTATATCTAGAAactataaatttaactaataattataaattatatataataagtctaaagcttttataattataattttatatcgtGTCCATAAATCAAATTGATAATAAAGATAATTATAAAAGCTTTAGAAAAATCTTATTATGTATAAAAACTTTTTGGAGTAATTGGTTAGAGACTTCTCTATTTTTGGTGACGGAGgggaacaaaaagaaaataataaataaggaaggTTTACAAATTAACCCTATTTAAGGTTAGGCACCCTAAAAAGGGCTTTCAGcacaaacaaaatagaaaatttgcaTATTAGGTCCCTGGATATTTTAAGTCATCACATTTCAGTCTAGTGCCGCCTATATGTCAAATAGCACAAGCAAaatattgtaacaaatgccttattttcataattaatttgtttCCATACCATCTTCGtaactaattattttttatattatttaggtaaaaaaaagtCATATTTGTCTCTTAAAAATAATTATGCTCTTAAAAGTTAAGAATTTCTTATCATTTATATTAATagctttttgaaaaattttaaaattatatataattatttcttCATACATTCATTTAGTAAAATACTAccaataaattattaaatgttagaaaaaattattgtaacaaattttaataaaaaaatcaaatttcaaatgtAATGACTAAAAATATTACTTtaagttgaaataaataaaattagataacaaaactttgttaattttaaaaatttaacgagTATTTACGTGAGAAAATAACATAGCATATGACataaaaatgtttgaaattgaaatgTAAGAGTGCACCAAAAACACTAGACAAATTAAGTCACAAACCAACTATTTTTACAATTCATagacttttcatttatttattgattttatacataaaattgaATACTTATTGTGCATTTTTAATATCGTTtgagaaaattaaatttttatcgtgtgatctttttaataaatttgattttataaagTATAGATAGAGAATAGAGATGCAAATTAATGTTACCaaaaatattattcataaatACATTTACTTTTATCcgtaaattaaaaacttaatgacttaaactatattttaattaaataaaattattttatttttgacatACTTTAATAGAGAAAATTTATTAActtgatatttaaataaattaattatacaaGTGCTTCAACTTGGAAGTTGGAACTGTATTTCTATCAACACTATTATATACAGAAGGTGCTCAATTCCACATCCTAGCCATTTTACACCCTAAAAATTCATGTTTCATTTCAATTCCATCTCTTGGCATTCTTCTGCCCTTTCGACTTCTGTTTCGCAGCTTGAAACGCCTGCCGTTTTTGTTTCTTCTGAGCTTCTTTCTCAGCCTGTTATGGGACGCATTTATTAGATCCTGATAACCTCTACAGTTCGGAAAATGCTAATAAGAATTACAAGGGTATTAGTTATATAGCTTACCTTTGACATCTTGGATTTGGCTTTCACTTTTGGAGCTTTCTCATCAAGCTCCGCCTCACGCTCGAGCTCCTTTTCCCTTGCCTCAAGGTTCTTCTCCAGAAAATACTGTTGATTTGGAGCAGCAGTTAATCAGgtgggaagaagaaaaggactCATTGAACGTGCATATTTCAGGTAAATACCACCAATGAACTCATGGATTATAAAGACGACTTAGTAATTTACTGGATGACACATTCCGGTTAATCAATATATAGGAGGCAAGAAATGCAGATAGGAAAACAAGTTAAGGAAATAAGAGCAATGCAAGCAAACATTCAAGGCAACCATACTCACATTGTAATCGCCTACATAGACCTGCAAATGCCCGTCTTTCACTTCCACTACTCTGTTCACAATTTGCTTTATAAAGAATCGGTCATGAGAAACAGTAATGACTGTGCCACTGTACTCTCTAATTGCCTCCTAATAGAAGAATGAGAGATTGCAGAGTTATATGCTgctattttgataaaaagaaacaaatggagaacaaagaaaggtaaggaaaaacTCAAACCTCTAGCATTTCCTTTGAGGGTATATCCAGGTGATTTGTTGGTTCATCCAAAACTAGCAGGGTTGACggttttaccatgaatttacAAAATGCAAGCCGTGCCTAAATGAAACCGGACAACACAAAATTCAAGTTCATGCTTTTTAAACAAGGAAACTTAAAGTAGCCAAGACATGTACAACAAAATCCAACAGATATAATTCacaatacattttctttttttttagaataaaaaggAAGCTTTGGAAGAATTTAACATGCAGAAACATTGAAGAGCACCATATTATGTTAGTCTTGTATCATAATTCATCAGCATGCATGTCTAAATCATTTGAATTCAATATGACAACCGTTAATTTAAATACTTCAACTAAGTATCTGAAAATTGCCAAATTGACCACCATGTTATGAATTAACATCAACATAATATTTTTGGCCCATGAGAATAGGATGCCCCTTCAAATATTGGAGTATTATATGAAAGAGAATAAgcataaaacaattttttttaatgaaatccATAAAAGCAAAACAGTATCCAACATATAAATTTCTACATTAAGATTACCTTCTCACCACCACTCAAAAGGGAAACCTTTCTGTCAAGCATATCAGCTTTGAAGTTGCAACGACCAAGAAGTCCCTTAATATCATCAATTCTCCAGTCCTCTGCAACCTCTTCCACTGTCTGAAGCACTGTTTTATCTAAATCAAGAGCCTCAGCCTGAAATTTGTTCATTAAATTCAGTCAATGCTTTGCACTTTTTTAGCTCAAAAGCAAAATTGAGCAACTTAGCAGCAAGATCAGAAAcacaatatacatatatttcaGAGGCCAAATACCTGATTCTGCTCAAAATAATTTGGTAAAACATTATGCTCCCCAAGCAACACTTCACCTCCACTTGGATTCTCTAGGCCCATTATCAGCTTCAGTAAAGTACTCTTTCCACAACCATTTGGACCAATAATGGCAATTTTCTCTCCCCTTTCAATTGAAAGATTTGCCCTGTTAACTAGCAGCTGATACACAAACCATGTTTCTGTCATAAATGAGaagattaaataaagaaaaaaagtccAAACCATCTTTTTCATCCCACAAAACATCTCAACTTACCTCATCCTCATAACCAAATTCCAGATTCTTAATAGTAACAACAGATCTCCCACTTCTTCCACGCTCAGGGAACCTGATCTTCATTTGTTTCCGTTGAAATGGCTTCTCTATTTGGCCCTCTTCTTGAAGTCTCTCCAGCTTCTGTTACAAGTCAGAAAGGACAAGGAGAAATTACGTAACCAGAAAGTTGTTTAGTGATTAAAGAATATAAGCACAAGAACTGAGGATTCTTTAACTCTTTAAGTAGCAAACACTATCAAAACCAAAAGATAGAAAACAGAAACATTAAGCCAGCAACAAACAACCTTATTCTCCAAAAGAATGTGTCAGTAGCTACACTGACACTGAGAATTAATTTTAAGAAGACAGAACATTCATGAGGCAAACTTGCAAGAAATGGTCTTTTATACAATAGAATTAAAATGGAAGTAGAAAGTCACAAAAAGAGTAATCAATGTGGTATGCCAATGTTCATAGGTAAAACTGTTTAAGCAGATTAACTCTACCAGCGAAAAGAACAGAGGTTCCATCCTCACAAGTTCCATGCAACTCATGTGATCCAGTATGGAAATATATTTGGTAAAGTGATTAGAAAACTTGATGAGAAAAGAAGAAATTCTTGTAGGATAATATAGCAAACAACTTTAGGTGAATGATATAAAAGTATCAACTGAATTTCAGCAAAGTTTCCTAAGGAACCATAACTAGCCTAGAATTCTAAAGAAATCCACTTAAGAGTTGGAGGGGGGGGGATAAATGACCCCCAATATACTCAGTCAAACTAAAACCTGCATTCTAGGTAACATACTTCCTTATGCAATCAATTTTATAGAGTAAAATCAtctatgattttaaaaaaatcttatgaAAATTTAGGCACCCATGTGAAAAATACTCAGTCAAGCAGGTTTACAATCTGGTAGTAACTTCATGTAATCATCAACACATGCTTATTTACTGGATAGCATTCAATGGTGTAAAACTACACATCAGACATTACAGTATAATGACCAAAGCAGACAGCTACCATTCCTCAAAGAGCTAAATGCCCCCTAAAAAATACCTTTTCAGCAGAAGAAGCACGGCCAGAATTTGCCCCTGCTCCTAATCTGTTTATCAGGTCTTTTGTCTGCTCAATTTCCTGCTGCTGCTTCTCCCACGCAGCATATTGACTTTCAACCCATGCTGCCTTCGCCTCAACAAACTGAGAATAATTACCCTCAAATGTCCTCGAAACACCCATGTCAGTCTCCACAATCTTTGTACACAACTGATCTAGAAAAGCTctatcatgagatatgatgaccATTGGCACATCTTGCTTGTTGAGATATCCTTCAAGCCACTCGATTGTATCAAGGTCGAGGTGATTTGTAGGCTCGTCCAAAAGTAATAAATCAGGCTCCTGCAAAATTACATGTAGGTCAACAAACAGCTAGCAATGCCAATATAATTTTCTGCACATCATACACATGCATCTATGAATTAACAACTTCAACATCATCAAAAACTATCTCGAAAGCTAAATATTTTGTTAGTCGATTCAAAGTTTAAACTTCCAATCAacaggtgccaaagtgatttcagCTGCTAATAGTCAAATTAATAGCCAACCACCAATCACAACTATTACTTCTGCAAAATGTAAATAATTTCACTTTGAACATTACTTGTATATATCTCTTTATCACTCATAAATAAGGCTCAAAATCTTCATTGCGCCAACTTTTTCtcaagaaaaagaatagaaaccATAGACAACCTATGCAACTATGAATAGAACAAATTTGCAGCAAGAAAGATATGCATGAAAGCAACAATTTTAC is part of the Gossypium hirsutum isolate 1008001.06 chromosome D11, Gossypium_hirsutum_v2.1, whole genome shotgun sequence genome and encodes:
- the LOC107948412 gene encoding ABC transporter F family member 5, which gives rise to MVLCTKLHRLDLRSTFFTSLRPSFTPNPSSSVSPKTFKFRPTKITAQVSTLSVETSVKDPESDIESLFSSNTEEIDRKRSNKQSNTGASGISSGVKLENISKSYKGVTVLKDVSWEVKKGEKVGLVGVNGAGKTTQMRIITGQEEPDSGNVIKAKSNMKIAFLNQEFEVSMSRTVREEFMSAFKEEMDISDRLERVQKAIEGATEDLELMGRLLDEFDLLQRRAQAVDLDEVDAKVSKLMPELGFSPEDSDRLVASFSSGWQMRMSLGKILLQEPDLLLLDEPTNHLDLDTIEWLEGYLNKQDVPMVIISHDRAFLDQLCTKIVETDMGVSRTFEGNYSQFVEAKAAWVESQYAAWEKQQQEIEQTKDLINRLGAGANSGRASSAEKKLERLQEEGQIEKPFQRKQMKIRFPERGRSGRSVVTIKNLEFGYEDELLVNRANLSIERGEKIAIIGPNGCGKSTLLKLIMGLENPSGGEVLLGEHNVLPNYFEQNQAEALDLDKTVLQTVEEVAEDWRIDDIKGLLGRCNFKADMLDRKVSLLSGGEKARLAFCKFMVKPSTLLVLDEPTNHLDIPSKEMLEEAIREYSGTVITVSHDRFFIKQIVNRVVEVKDGHLQVYVGDYNYFLEKNLEAREKELEREAELDEKAPKVKAKSKMSKAEKEAQKKQKRQAFQAAKQKSKGQKNAKRWN